The DNA window GGCGGTGCGCATGGTGTTGCCCTCGGCCAGGCGGAGGTTTTCCCGCCGGCTGACGTTCAGTTGTTGACGTTCCTGCAGTGCGGTCACGTGGGCGGCGAACGCGCCCATCAGGCGCCGGTCGCTGGCTGGCAGGGTGCGGCCCGCGAGGACAAGCGCGGTTGCGGCGTCGATGCGTTCGACATTTTCAGCCTCGGCCGGTGACCCGGGTGGATTTTTGCCGGCAGCGGCAACACGGTGCCATGACGCGTTACCTCCGGCGGGGGTGCCGGGGTTGCGGTTGGTTTCTGCGGTGAAAAGGGCAGCACCGCTTACCTGGAAGACGTCCACGGCCTGTTCCAGCAGTGCGGTCAGCGAATCGGCGGAGCGCACGGCACCGCGGGCCAATTCACCGAGGGTGATGGCTTCGACGCGCGCGCGGGCCGCCTCCTTGGATCGGCGGGCGGAACGGTCCACGACCAGGGCCACAGCGGCGGATACTCCGACGAATATCAGGAGGGCGAGAACGTTCTGCGGGTCGCTGATCGTGAGTGTGCCCACCGGAGGGGTGGAGAAGTAGTTCACCAGCAGGCTGCTCCATAGGGCGGCCAGGAGCGCCGGCCACAATCCGCCGACCAGGGCCACGGCGACCGAGCCGGTCAGCTGGAGCAGCGCGGCGGTGGCCACATTGTGTTCAGGACTCAGTCCGAGCACAAGCTGCAGCAGGACCGGCAAGAGGACGGCCAGGGCGAATCCGGCTCCGACCCGTGCCCGGCCCAGCGCCCCGCGCGGTCGGTGCCCTGTTCCCTGGGCTCCCAGAGGGTGGGAGACCATGAGCACGTCAACGTCCCCGGATCCCCGAACGACCCGTGCTCCGATGCCGGCGCCGGCAAAAAACCGGGTGATGGCCTTGTGCCGGGAAACGCCGATGACGATCTGGGTGGCGTTGACGCTGCGGGCAAAGTCAAGCAGCGCCTGGGCCGCGTCGTCCCCGACGACCGTGTGGTAGCTGCCTCCGAGGTCCGCCACGAGCTGGCGCTGGGCCTCCAGCGACCGGGGGGATTCGGCCGTGACGCCGTCCGAGTCCCGGACATGGACGGCGAGCAGGTCGCCGCCGCTGACCCGGGTCAGGGCCCGGGCGGCGCGGCGTATCAGCACTTCACCCTCCGGGCCGCCGGTGAGCCCCACCACGATCCGCTGCCGGGCAGGCCAGGTCGCGTCGATGTTGTTTTCCGCGCGGTAGCGGGAGAGCCCCTCGTCCACCCTGTCTGCCAGCCACAGCAGCGCCAGTTCCCGGAGCGCGGTCAGATTTCCCAGCCGGAAATAGTTCGACAGTGCCGCGTCTATCTTGTCGGCGGCGTAGATCTGGCCTTCGCTGAGGCGTTGGCGCAGCAGTTCCGGAGAGATGTCCACCAGGTCGATCTGGTCTGCCCGCCGGACGATGTCATCGGGAACAGTCTCGGACTGCTTTACGCCGGCGATGGCGCTGACCACATCACCGAGGGAGGCCAGATGCTGGACATTCACCGTGGAGTGGACGTTGATCCCGGCGTCCAGGAGTTCTTCGATGTCCTGCCAGCGTTTTTCGTGGCGGCTGCCCGGGATGTTGGAGTGCGCGTACTCGTCCACGATCGCCGTGGCGGGTTTGCGGGCAAGGACCGCGTCAATGTCCATCTCTTCGAAGGTGGAGCCCCGGTAGGTGAGGATCTTGGGCGGGACGACCTCCAAGCCGTCTAGCAGTGCCCTGGTGGCGGCGCGCCCGTGGTCCATCGCCAGCGCGATGACCACGTCGTGGCCCTTGGCCTGCAGGCCTTGGGCCTCTTCGAGCATGGCGAAGGTCTTGCCGACCCCGGGGGCAGCCCCGAGGAAGATCCGCAGCGTTCCACGTACCATGCCGTCATTCTTTCACTGGTGGGCCTGTTGGTTTGTGCCGGCCCTTAGCGGGTGGCGAGGTCGAGGTTGAGGGTGGTGACGTTCACCGATGGCTGGCCGAGGAAGGCTTCCAGTCCGGAGGTGGTGTTCCGCTCCACCAGTGCCTTGACCTCGTTGTCGCTGAGCCGGTGTGCGGCTGCGATCCGGGGGACCTGGAGTTGGGCGTAGGCCACTGAGATGGAGGGGTCCAGCCCGGAGCCGCTGGCGGTGACCGCGTCGGCAGGCACCCGTGCCGGGTCGATGCCCTCCGCTGCCGCGACGGTTTCCCTGGCAGCTTCGACGTTCTTCGCCAGATTGGGGTCGTTGGGTCCGAGGTTGCTGGCCGAGGATGAGGCCGGGTCCCATTTCACGGCGGACGGGCGGGCGTGGAACCATCTCTGGTCCTGGACGCCCTTTTCGTCCGCCGGCGCCTGAACGAGCCGTGTGGAGGCGGCCGGGTTTCCGGCGGCGTCCTTGAGGATCGAACCGTTGGCCTGGGCGGGGGCGAGGACCTGGCCCAGACCGAAGACAGCAACCGGGTAAAGAAGGCCTAGGACAAGGGTTGCCAGGGCCAGGAACCGGACGGCGGTTCCTGCCTGCCTGAGGTATCCGAGGAGGGTGTTCATGGTCCGTTGCTCCTAGCCGATGCCGGGGATGAGAGAGATGAGAAGGTCGATGATCTTGATGCCGATGAAGGGTGCTATCAGCCCGCCGAGTCCGTAGATCAGCAGGTTCCGGGCCAGGGCCTGCTGCGCCGAGACGGCCTTGTACCTGACTCCCTTCAGAGCGAGCGGGACCAGGGCGATGATGATCAGGGCGTTGAAGATCACCGCCGAGAGGATGGCCGAGGCGGGTGTGGACAGACCCATGATGTTCAGCAGGCCCAGTCCGGGGAACGTCGCTGTAAACAGGGCCGGTACGATGGCGAAATACTTCGCGACGTCATTCGCGACAGAAAACGTGGTCAGTGACCCGCGCGTGATGAGCAGCTGCTTGCCGATACCAACAATGTTGATGAGCTTGGTCGGGTCTGAATCAAGATCCACCATGTTGGCGGCCTCCTTGGCGGCAGGCGTGCCCGAGTTCATCGCGACGCCGACGTCGGCTGCGGCAAGGGCAGGGGCGTCATTGGTGCCGTCTCCGGTCATCGCCACCAGCCGCCCGGCGGTTTGTTCTTTCTTGATGACGGCGAGCTTGTCCTCCGGGGTCGCTTCGGCGACGAAGTCATCGACTCCGGCCTCGACGGCGATCGCTTGGGCGGTGACGGGGTTGTCGCCGGTGATCATGACCGTACGGATGCCCATTTTTCGCAGCTCGGCGAAGCGGGCCTGCATCCCGGGTTTGACGACGTCCGCCAGGTGGATGGTCCCCAGGACCTCGGCGCCGCCGCTGGCATCGACCTGGGCCACGAGCAGGGGCGTGCCGCCCTGGGCGGAAATTTCCCCCACGCGATGGTCTACCTCTGCCGGCGTGTGACCGCCACGGTCCGCCACGAACGCCCTCACGGCGGAGGCGGCTCCCTTGCGGATCATACGGCCGTCCAGGTCCAGTCCGCTCATGCGGGTGCTGGCGCTGAACGCGACCACCTCAAATTCTTCCGTACCGCCGCTCAGTCCGGCCAGGTCCTGGCCCGCGACGCCCTTATCGGCTGCCAGATCCACGATCGAACGTCCTTCGGGAGTGTCATCGGCCAGGCTGGAGAGCCGGGCAGCTTCGATGAGTGCGGTCCGGCCGATGTTGTTGGCGGGGAAGAAATTCACCGCGCGGCGGTTGCCGTAGGTGATGGTCCCGGTCTTGTCCAGCAGGAGGGTGGTGATGTCGCCCGCGGTTTCGACGGCGCGGCCGGAGGTGGCCAGGACGTTGTGCTGGACCAGCCGGTCCATGCCGGCGATCCCGATGGCCGGCACGAGGGCGCCGATGGTCGTCGGGATCAGGCAGACCAGCAGTGCGACCAGGACAATGGGCGACGGTGTTGCTCCGGCCAGGGCGGCGAAGGGAGCCAGGGCCATGGTGACCAGGACGAAGACGATGGTCAGGGAGACCAGTAGCACGTTCAGCGCGATTTCGTTGGGTGTCTTCTGCCGGACCGCGCCTTCGACGAGTTTGATCATCCGGTCGATGAAGGTCTGTCCCGCCTCGGCCGTGATGCGGATGACGATGCGGTCGGACAGGACCCTGGTGCCGCCGGTGACGGAGGAGCGGTCCCCGCCGGACTCGCGGATCACGGGGGCCGATTCTCCGGTGATCGTGGATTCGTCCACGCTGGCCAGGCCCTCGATGATTTCGCCGTCGGAGGGGATGGTGTCCCCTGCCTCACAGACCACCAGGTCCCCCTTCGTCAGATCGGTCCCGGCGACATCCGCCGTGGAGCCGTCCTGAAGTCGTTTGTGGGCGATCACGCCCTGCCGGCTGGCGCGCAAGCTGTCCGCCTGGGCCTTGCCGCGGCCCTCGGCGATCGCTTCGGAGAGGGTTCCGAACAGGACGGTGAGCCACAGCCACACGGTCACAGCGATGCCGAAGAACGTGGGCCGGACGATGCAAATCAGGGTGCACAGGACGGCGCCGGCCAGGACGGTGAACATGACCGGTGAGTGGACCATCTGGCGCGGTGCGAGTTTACGGACCGCAAGTGGGAGGGCCTCCAGTACGGAGGCCAGGGTCAGCCGGGCCGGCTTCTTGGTGTGGTGCTTGTGTTCGCCCGGGGTGCCGAGGGGGTTGCCGTCGGCGAGGGTGGGTACGAGGAGGTCTGCCCGTTGCGGGGTCATCGGAGGAGTCCTTCTGCCAGGGGCCCCAAGGCCAGGGCCGGGAAATAGCTGAGTGCGGTGAGGATCACGGTTACCGCCAGGAGCAGGGACCCGAACAGCCACCCGTGGGTCGGCACGGTCCCGGAGGATTGCGGGATGCCTCGCTGCTGGGCGAGGGATCCGGCCAGGGCCAACACCAGGACGATGGGCAGGAACCGGCCCAGCAGCATCGCCACGCCCAGCAGGGCGGAGAGGTAGGGCCCGGACGTGGTGATGCCGCCGAAGGCCGAACCGTTGTTGTTTGCCCCGGAGGTGAAGGCGTAGAGGATCTCGCTGAATTGGTGCGGTCCGGAGGATGGAGCATTGGCCACTATGTCCGGGAGAAGGACCGTGAGGCCGGTCAGGGCAAGAACCAGGGCCGGGGTGACCAGGATGTAGATCGCCGCGAGCTTCATCTCCCGCGGGCCGATCCGCTTGCCCATAAACTCCGGGGTACGCCCGACCATCAGACCGGCGATGAACACCGCGATGATGGCCAGAATCAGCATGCCGTACAGGCCCGACCCCGTGCCGCCGGGAGCAACCTCACCGAGCATCATGTTCAACATCGCTGTCCCGCCGACCAACGGCGGCAGGGAATCATGCGCGACATTCACGGCGCCGGTGGAAGTCAGGGTGGTCGCGGCCGCGTAGATGGCGCTCGGCGCGGCGCCGAAGCGTTGCTCGAAACCCTCCCCCAGCCCACCGGCCGCGGCCGTGGCGCTTCCCTGCGCGGCCGCCACACCCCACCCCATGAAGGCGGTGGATGCCAGCCACAGGGAACCCATGACCGCGGCGATCGTGAAG is part of the Arthrobacter sp. KBS0703 genome and encodes:
- a CDS encoding DUF4118 domain-containing protein, whose protein sequence is MVRGTLRIFLGAAPGVGKTFAMLEEAQGLQAKGHDVVIALAMDHGRAATRALLDGLEVVPPKILTYRGSTFEEMDIDAVLARKPATAIVDEYAHSNIPGSRHEKRWQDIEELLDAGINVHSTVNVQHLASLGDVVSAIAGVKQSETVPDDIVRRADQIDLVDISPELLRQRLSEGQIYAADKIDAALSNYFRLGNLTALRELALLWLADRVDEGLSRYRAENNIDATWPARQRIVVGLTGGPEGEVLIRRAARALTRVSGGDLLAVHVRDSDGVTAESPRSLEAQRQLVADLGGSYHTVVGDDAAQALLDFARSVNATQIVIGVSRHKAITRFFAGAGIGARVVRGSGDVDVLMVSHPLGAQGTGHRPRGALGRARVGAGFALAVLLPVLLQLVLGLSPEHNVATAALLQLTGSVAVALVGGLWPALLAALWSSLLVNYFSTPPVGTLTISDPQNVLALLIFVGVSAAVALVVDRSARRSKEAARARVEAITLGELARGAVRSADSLTALLEQAVDVFQVSGAALFTAETNRNPGTPAGGNASWHRVAAAGKNPPGSPAEAENVERIDAATALVLAGRTLPASDRRLMGAFAAHVTALQERQQLNVSRRENLRLAEGNTMRTAILRAVSHDLRTPLTGIKLAVSSLRQTGIRFTPDEEEEMLATIEDYTDRLDQLVGNLLDMSRITSDAVNPLLRPLRWYEVLPAALRGVPPGTVRVDLAPNMPEIDADAGMLERVIANIVENAHKYAADSDIVIVGTAGGLGSATINGRPTGELRIIDHGQGIPAENVVAMFRPFQRLDDIPSTTGVGLGLAVAKGFLETMGGTLTAEQTPGGGLTMVIRLPLSTGTPWEGTPDTAATRPQSGLKPWKKPELQLPGEVRNNP
- the kdpB gene encoding potassium-transporting ATPase subunit KdpB; the encoded protein is MTPQRADLLVPTLADGNPLGTPGEHKHHTKKPARLTLASVLEALPLAVRKLAPRQMVHSPVMFTVLAGAVLCTLICIVRPTFFGIAVTVWLWLTVLFGTLSEAIAEGRGKAQADSLRASRQGVIAHKRLQDGSTADVAGTDLTKGDLVVCEAGDTIPSDGEIIEGLASVDESTITGESAPVIRESGGDRSSVTGGTRVLSDRIVIRITAEAGQTFIDRMIKLVEGAVRQKTPNEIALNVLLVSLTIVFVLVTMALAPFAALAGATPSPIVLVALLVCLIPTTIGALVPAIGIAGMDRLVQHNVLATSGRAVETAGDITTLLLDKTGTITYGNRRAVNFFPANNIGRTALIEAARLSSLADDTPEGRSIVDLAADKGVAGQDLAGLSGGTEEFEVVAFSASTRMSGLDLDGRMIRKGAASAVRAFVADRGGHTPAEVDHRVGEISAQGGTPLLVAQVDASGGAEVLGTIHLADVVKPGMQARFAELRKMGIRTVMITGDNPVTAQAIAVEAGVDDFVAEATPEDKLAVIKKEQTAGRLVAMTGDGTNDAPALAAADVGVAMNSGTPAAKEAANMVDLDSDPTKLINIVGIGKQLLITRGSLTTFSVANDVAKYFAIVPALFTATFPGLGLLNIMGLSTPASAILSAVIFNALIIIALVPLALKGVRYKAVSAQQALARNLLIYGLGGLIAPFIGIKIIDLLISLIPGIG
- a CDS encoding potassium-transporting ATPase subunit C yields the protein MNTLLGYLRQAGTAVRFLALATLVLGLLYPVAVFGLGQVLAPAQANGSILKDAAGNPAASTRLVQAPADEKGVQDQRWFHARPSAVKWDPASSSASNLGPNDPNLAKNVEAARETVAAAEGIDPARVPADAVTASGSGLDPSISVAYAQLQVPRIAAAHRLSDNEVKALVERNTTSGLEAFLGQPSVNVTTLNLDLATR